From the Leptospira biflexa serovar Patoc strain 'Patoc 1 (Paris)' genome, one window contains:
- a CDS encoding ribonuclease H-like domain-containing protein, with protein sequence MFGSYLRQSLQLFPGIGDKKEKQLIAIGVYDWTSLLQYQKTKNDPHLPSLSILEERYEILEKEFQETNFSFFTDELPSLEYWRLWQHFPERFCFLDIETTGISESSVTTVVSLFQNESIRTFERGKDLEFLFDSIAPDDIIVTYNGRRFDIPFLEREFRYRVKNPQLDLMNLLHSIGIKGGLKKSEIQLGLIRPEEIAGMDGREAPLLWYEYQRTNNQDALKKLIAYNKEDTKNLKLVLEKTIGLLTENRLF encoded by the coding sequence ATGTTTGGATCTTATTTAAGACAAAGCCTTCAATTATTTCCAGGCATTGGGGATAAAAAAGAAAAACAATTAATCGCCATAGGAGTGTATGATTGGACTTCTTTATTGCAGTATCAAAAAACAAAAAATGATCCACATCTTCCCTCTCTCTCTATATTAGAAGAGCGGTATGAAATTTTAGAAAAGGAATTCCAAGAAACCAACTTTTCCTTTTTCACAGATGAATTACCGAGTTTGGAATATTGGAGGCTATGGCAACATTTCCCAGAACGATTTTGTTTTTTGGATATCGAAACAACTGGAATTTCCGAATCATCAGTCACAACCGTTGTGAGTTTGTTTCAAAATGAATCCATCCGTACATTTGAACGAGGAAAGGACTTAGAGTTTTTATTTGATTCCATTGCGCCCGACGATATCATTGTGACCTATAATGGACGGCGTTTTGATATTCCCTTTTTAGAAAGAGAATTCCGTTACCGAGTGAAAAATCCACAACTAGATCTCATGAATCTCTTGCATTCGATAGGGATTAAAGGGGGTTTAAAAAAATCGGAAATCCAACTGGGTCTCATTCGCCCAGAAGAGATTGCTGGAATGGATGGAAGGGAAGCACCTCTCCTTTGGTATGAATACCAAAGGACAAACAATCAAGATGCTCTGAAAAAACTAATTGCATATAACAAAGAAGATACGAAGAACTTAAAACTAGTTCTTGAGAAAACAATTGGTCTCTTAACAGAAAATCGATTGTTTTAG
- a CDS encoding pyridoxal phosphate-dependent aminotransferase, translating to MEPREFFIEDRLERFRLEAFCNLGESGLSHFTMEEMLSLCGLTWKDLSQIPMNDAPNQGSFALRSAIANLYPGVNPDEVLVTTGTGEALYLAFHLLVAPGKKLALVWPAFQALYEIPRMLGADIIPVPYESAFQATTWQSIEADLYVINHPHNPTGQTFSSTEWESLLEQFRKRKKTVLFDEHYRFLPSGGGMGKTGVNPKQRFYGTGSFTKCFGVTGLRVGWLIADQEFIRRARSFKDYLTHTVNPISERIALGLLQGKEEFLPDIQKRVQNNIDHFTSVCMDLPKTKSFVPPKGGLVGWLELQKGISSEEYADKLFARTGVFVLPGSNFEMEGFLRIGFGEKEDRFQEGLRRWKECLDLI from the coding sequence TTGGAACCGAGAGAATTTTTCATCGAAGACCGCCTGGAACGATTCCGATTAGAGGCATTTTGCAATTTAGGTGAGAGTGGGTTATCCCATTTTACCATGGAAGAGATGCTCTCTCTTTGTGGTCTCACATGGAAAGATCTTTCCCAAATTCCAATGAACGATGCACCGAACCAAGGTTCTTTTGCCTTAAGAAGTGCCATTGCCAATCTTTACCCTGGGGTAAATCCCGACGAAGTGCTTGTCACAACGGGAACGGGAGAAGCTCTTTACTTAGCATTCCACCTCCTTGTGGCTCCAGGGAAAAAATTGGCCCTAGTTTGGCCTGCCTTCCAAGCCTTGTATGAGATTCCTAGGATGCTCGGGGCAGATATCATCCCAGTGCCTTACGAATCTGCGTTCCAAGCCACCACCTGGCAATCCATCGAAGCGGATCTTTATGTGATCAACCACCCTCACAACCCGACGGGGCAAACCTTCTCATCTACGGAATGGGAAAGTCTTCTCGAACAATTTCGCAAAAGAAAAAAAACAGTCCTCTTTGATGAACACTACCGTTTTTTGCCTTCGGGTGGGGGGATGGGAAAAACGGGTGTGAACCCGAAACAACGATTTTATGGGACAGGATCGTTTACCAAATGTTTTGGTGTAACGGGTCTTAGGGTGGGATGGCTCATAGCAGATCAGGAATTCATCAGACGAGCTCGGTCCTTCAAAGATTATTTGACACATACCGTAAATCCCATCTCCGAAAGGATTGCACTTGGGTTACTCCAAGGAAAAGAGGAGTTCTTACCCGACATTCAAAAACGAGTGCAAAACAATATTGATCATTTCACCTCTGTATGTATGGACTTACCCAAAACAAAATCGTTTGTCCCTCCCAAAGGTGGGCTTGTGGGTTGGTTGGAATTACAAAAAGGAATCTCATCTGAAGAGTATGCGGACAAACTTTTTGCCCGTACTGGTGTGTTTGTACTACCTGGATCTAATTTTGAAATGGAGGGTTTCCTTCGGATTGGATTTGGAGAAAAAGAAGATAGATTCCAGGAAGGACTACGAAGGTGGAAAGAATGTTTGGATCTTATTTAA
- a CDS encoding phospho-sugar mutase yields MLKPEDNILSWTKSPFSTEIQSEAKKAYEDWQKGITSDLVDSYAHPLSFGTGGIRGKIGYGIGKMNLYTVGRAALGFLSYLRDTKKSPSIVIAYDSRRMSKEFAELSAGIGATLGVKVYLFPKVTPTPLLSYAIRYFEASGGIVITASHNPPEYNGFKAYLADGGQLVPPDDSLIIQRISGIEDWTSIPMISKTDKVYKKFVKTVGPDCFQNYLKELKKAGIQSQAKPKTRNNLKIVYSPLHGTGGEYMKEMFQYFGYKSVFLVPEQKKPDGEFPTVKYPNPEEKEALALCEFHAKKKKAEVFIATDPDADRLGVGVRKPDGEYEYLNGNQIGSIMAAYLSERKKQKGKVYHLVKTIVTTDLQEAIAKKNGIKIKNVLTGFKYIAEEMKQIESKKNNLFLFGGEESYGYLPVPFVRDKDSLSSALLFIEILAEKTDLLTYLNEIYLKYGLYRESLYSLTLEGSSGQEKIKQSIESLRTKNLIGKLIGGRKVISVLDYETQKADGKGKSSVFKGMPKSNVIQVELEGNAKLTIRPSGTEPKVKVYSSFASRKKPKKSSEIPSLWKTLGDEIVSAETEFLQLAGLL; encoded by the coding sequence ATGTTGAAACCAGAAGACAATATCCTATCTTGGACGAAATCACCTTTTTCTACAGAAATCCAATCCGAGGCCAAAAAGGCTTACGAAGATTGGCAAAAAGGAATCACCTCGGATCTCGTCGATTCATACGCACATCCTTTGAGTTTTGGGACAGGTGGGATCCGAGGGAAAATTGGTTATGGCATCGGCAAAATGAACCTCTATACAGTCGGCCGAGCTGCACTTGGTTTTTTAAGTTATCTGCGTGACACAAAAAAGTCTCCATCAATCGTGATTGCCTACGACTCACGGAGGATGTCCAAAGAATTTGCAGAACTCTCTGCTGGCATTGGTGCTACACTCGGTGTCAAAGTGTATTTATTTCCAAAAGTCACACCCACACCTCTACTCTCCTATGCCATTCGTTATTTCGAAGCCAGTGGTGGGATTGTCATCACGGCTTCACACAACCCCCCAGAATACAACGGTTTCAAAGCCTATCTGGCTGATGGTGGACAACTTGTCCCTCCAGATGACTCACTCATCATCCAAAGGATCAGCGGGATAGAAGATTGGACTAGTATTCCGATGATCTCCAAAACAGATAAAGTATACAAAAAATTTGTGAAAACCGTCGGTCCAGATTGTTTCCAAAATTATTTAAAAGAATTAAAAAAAGCAGGGATCCAGTCCCAAGCAAAACCAAAAACACGAAACAATCTAAAAATCGTTTATTCTCCGTTACACGGCACTGGTGGAGAGTATATGAAGGAGATGTTTCAGTATTTCGGATACAAATCTGTATTTTTAGTACCAGAACAGAAAAAACCAGATGGCGAATTCCCAACAGTCAAATACCCTAACCCAGAAGAAAAAGAAGCCCTCGCCTTATGTGAGTTTCATGCCAAAAAGAAAAAAGCAGAAGTTTTCATCGCCACAGACCCTGATGCAGATAGACTCGGTGTAGGTGTTCGTAAACCCGATGGAGAATATGAATACTTAAATGGAAACCAAATTGGTTCTATTATGGCCGCATATCTTTCCGAAAGAAAAAAACAAAAGGGAAAAGTGTATCATTTGGTCAAAACCATCGTGACAACGGACTTACAAGAAGCCATTGCCAAAAAAAATGGAATCAAAATTAAAAATGTCCTCACTGGTTTTAAATACATTGCAGAAGAAATGAAACAAATTGAATCCAAAAAAAACAACTTGTTTCTGTTTGGTGGTGAAGAATCTTATGGATACTTACCCGTTCCCTTCGTTCGTGATAAGGATTCCTTATCGAGTGCCCTTCTCTTCATTGAAATATTAGCAGAAAAAACGGACCTACTCACTTATCTCAATGAAATTTATCTGAAATACGGACTCTATCGTGAAAGCCTGTATTCCTTAACCTTAGAAGGAAGTTCGGGTCAGGAAAAAATCAAACAATCTATTGAGTCCTTACGAACCAAAAACTTAATTGGAAAACTGATAGGTGGCAGAAAGGTCATTTCTGTCCTTGATTATGAAACACAAAAAGCAGATGGAAAAGGAAAATCCTCTGTCTTCAAAGGAATGCCTAAATCCAATGTCATCCAAGTGGAATTGGAAGGAAATGCCAAACTGACCATCCGGCCTTCCGGGACAGAACCAAAAGTAAAAGTATACTCTTCTTTTGCTTCGCGAAAAAAACCGAAAAAATCTTCAGAGATCCCTAGTTTATGGAAAACTTTGGGAGATGAGATTGTTTCCGCAGAAACTGAATTTTTACAACTAGCAGGCCTACTATGA
- a CDS encoding aspartate aminotransferase family protein, producing the protein MSSETKTKFESIKNLSDKYLLNTYNRYPIAFSYGVGEMIFDQDNNGYIDFLAGIAVSNLGHGEADLIEALRNQMDKILHSSNLYYSEEQAKLAEVIIENSIPGKVFLCNSGTEANEAAFKLMRRHGINQNIEKPVILALQSSFHGRTLSAMSMTGNESVRSGFGELAADIHFVEANNEDSLIQAFEQYGGSVAGIIMELIIGEGGVIPLSHSFVNLARKLTEETNSLLVFDEIQTGMGRTGKMFCFEHYGMYPDAFTLAKALGSGFPIGALVVSKEYESVLERGMHGSTFGGNHLACVAAYETFKIILSRNLLDHVSTISEQMFHRLKQIMESTGKIKEVRGRGLHIGVELYSESRPVVEECLKRGLVVNSTAGKVIRIIPPLILSIEKATEGLDILESVLKEMK; encoded by the coding sequence ATGAGTTCCGAAACAAAAACCAAATTCGAAAGTATCAAAAATCTTTCTGACAAATACCTACTCAATACTTATAACAGATATCCAATCGCCTTCTCCTATGGTGTAGGTGAAATGATATTTGACCAAGATAACAATGGTTATATTGATTTTCTTGCAGGCATCGCAGTGTCAAACCTTGGCCATGGTGAAGCCGATCTAATTGAAGCTCTTCGAAACCAAATGGATAAAATCCTTCATTCTTCCAATTTATATTATTCGGAAGAACAAGCAAAACTTGCAGAAGTTATCATTGAAAATAGTATCCCAGGAAAAGTTTTTTTATGCAACTCAGGAACAGAAGCCAACGAAGCTGCATTTAAACTCATGCGCCGACATGGGATCAACCAAAACATTGAAAAACCAGTTATTTTAGCGCTCCAATCCAGTTTTCATGGTAGAACCTTATCGGCGATGTCGATGACTGGAAACGAATCGGTGAGGTCAGGATTTGGAGAACTCGCAGCTGACATTCATTTTGTGGAAGCAAATAACGAAGATTCTCTCATCCAAGCCTTTGAACAATACGGAGGTTCCGTTGCTGGTATCATTATGGAACTTATTATCGGCGAAGGTGGAGTGATCCCACTCTCTCATTCCTTTGTGAATTTGGCTCGTAAACTTACAGAAGAAACCAACTCACTGCTTGTCTTTGATGAAATCCAAACGGGAATGGGAAGAACAGGAAAGATGTTTTGTTTTGAACATTACGGAATGTATCCAGATGCGTTCACTCTTGCCAAAGCATTGGGATCGGGATTTCCAATAGGTGCTCTTGTTGTCTCCAAAGAATATGAATCCGTATTGGAACGAGGGATGCATGGTTCCACATTTGGTGGAAACCACTTGGCCTGTGTAGCCGCTTACGAGACATTTAAGATCATACTTTCAAGAAACCTTCTCGACCATGTTTCTACCATCTCAGAACAAATGTTCCATCGATTGAAACAAATCATGGAATCCACAGGCAAAATCAAAGAAGTCCGCGGGCGAGGGCTTCATATTGGTGTGGAGTTGTATTCGGAATCAAGACCAGTTGTTGAAGAATGTTTGAAACGTGGCCTTGTTGTCAATAGTACAGCTGGAAAAGTCATTCGTATCATACCTCCACTCATCTTGAGCATTGAAAAAGCAACAGAAGGGTTGGATATTTTAGAATCAGTTTTAAAGGAAATGAAATGA
- the leuB gene encoding 3-isopropylmalate dehydrogenase, with translation MKKVAVLAGDGIGPEVMEVALQVVGKALGNKRSEFTFEHALVGGAAIDATGFPLPEETLKLCESASAIFFGSVGGPKWETLPPDRQPERGALLPLRKHFDLFANLRPAIIYPELKKASPIRGDIIGDGLDILILRELTSGIYFGKPKGREGSGPEEFAYDTMRYSRREIERIARTAFDAARKRNKKVTSIDKANVLTTSVLWREVVVELHKKEYSDCVLEHLYVDNAAMQLIVKPKQFDVMLCENMFGDILSDEASIITGSIGMLPSASLSESGFGLYEPSGGSAPDIAGKGIANPIAQILSGALMLRYSFGMEAEAVSIENAIRTVLKKGFRTGDIAEEGTTVLGTKEIGVEIEKALG, from the coding sequence ATGAAAAAAGTTGCAGTTCTTGCCGGTGATGGTATCGGTCCGGAAGTTATGGAAGTGGCCCTACAGGTAGTAGGGAAAGCATTAGGAAACAAACGTAGCGAATTTACCTTTGAACACGCGCTAGTTGGTGGGGCAGCCATTGATGCCACTGGATTTCCACTCCCTGAGGAAACTTTAAAACTTTGTGAATCGGCAAGTGCTATCTTTTTTGGATCTGTTGGTGGACCTAAATGGGAAACCCTTCCTCCGGATAGGCAACCAGAACGAGGAGCTTTGCTTCCCCTTCGCAAACACTTTGATTTATTTGCCAACCTCCGCCCCGCGATCATTTATCCAGAATTAAAAAAAGCAAGTCCTATCCGAGGAGACATCATCGGAGATGGATTGGATATTTTGATCCTGAGAGAACTTACGTCTGGAATCTATTTTGGAAAACCAAAAGGTAGAGAAGGAAGTGGGCCCGAAGAATTTGCTTATGACACCATGCGTTATTCAAGAAGAGAAATCGAACGTATTGCAAGAACTGCATTTGATGCCGCTAGGAAACGAAATAAAAAAGTAACGAGTATTGATAAAGCAAACGTTTTAACCACTTCTGTATTATGGAGAGAGGTAGTGGTGGAACTTCATAAAAAAGAATACTCAGATTGTGTATTGGAACATCTGTATGTGGACAATGCAGCCATGCAGCTCATCGTCAAACCGAAACAATTTGATGTCATGTTATGTGAAAACATGTTTGGAGACATTCTTTCCGATGAGGCTTCCATCATCACCGGTTCCATTGGAATGTTACCATCCGCGTCTCTTTCGGAATCTGGATTCGGTTTGTATGAACCTTCTGGTGGTTCGGCTCCCGATATCGCTGGGAAAGGAATTGCAAACCCCATTGCCCAAATTCTTTCAGGAGCTCTGATGTTACGATATTCCTTTGGAATGGAAGCTGAGGCAGTTTCGATCGAAAATGCCATTCGTACCGTTTTAAAGAAAGGATTTCGCACTGGGGATATTGCCGAAGAAGGCACAACTGTTCTTGGAACCAAAGAAATTGGTGTTGAAATCGAAAAGGCACTTGGATAA
- a CDS encoding response regulator, which produces MQAGIGPTGRPYQILIAENSKFQSKQLQQILESEGFKIIGIAETGKELLKMYKENRQQIDLVTIEIFLPEVDGFAAFWDMKEMGVLPRILFISEENTPSVIKALLENGAMDYIVKPIKREKILEKIKETLIKIPKV; this is translated from the coding sequence ATGCAAGCAGGCATAGGACCCACAGGCAGACCTTATCAAATTCTCATTGCTGAGAATTCCAAATTCCAGTCCAAACAACTCCAACAGATTTTGGAATCGGAAGGTTTTAAAATCATTGGAATTGCAGAAACGGGGAAAGAACTTCTCAAGATGTACAAGGAAAATCGCCAACAAATTGACCTTGTCACCATCGAAATCTTTTTACCAGAGGTAGATGGGTTTGCTGCATTTTGGGATATGAAAGAAATGGGTGTTTTGCCAAGGATTCTTTTCATCTCAGAAGAGAACACACCATCTGTCATCAAAGCCCTCCTTGAAAATGGTGCGATGGATTATATCGTAAAACCCATCAAACGGGAAAAAATCTTAGAAAAAATCAAAGAAACTCTGATTAAGATTCCCAAAGTATAA
- a CDS encoding polyphenol oxidase family protein has protein sequence MNREITLHYGKVVFGTIGKEDGIIRFFGNNPELKKTDNDLKSPEDWFRYTTETFHLKYPEVDGTIHCLHQVHGDTIHPIESDTLSQAKEEKMEGDGLYTFQKKQILVVRTADCVPVFIYSVKRPFVAVIHSGWKGTKLGIAEKMIELILKEGFQLDELQIELGPYIQKDHYEVGEDVAQFFIGLGEDVCEPKGKGKYHLDVGQAIENRIKRRFGEVMLLKNSKIEVFQSPQFFSHRAKEEGRNLNFILWES, from the coding sequence ATGAATCGAGAAATTACGCTTCATTATGGTAAGGTGGTTTTCGGAACGATTGGAAAAGAAGATGGGATCATTCGTTTTTTTGGAAATAATCCTGAACTAAAAAAAACAGACAACGATCTGAAATCTCCTGAGGATTGGTTTCGTTATACTACCGAGACTTTCCATTTGAAATACCCCGAGGTCGATGGAACCATACATTGTTTGCACCAAGTGCACGGAGACACGATCCATCCTATCGAAAGTGACACCCTTTCCCAAGCTAAGGAAGAAAAGATGGAAGGGGATGGACTCTATACTTTCCAAAAAAAGCAAATTTTAGTCGTAAGGACTGCCGATTGTGTTCCTGTTTTTATTTACTCCGTGAAACGACCGTTTGTCGCAGTCATCCATTCCGGTTGGAAAGGAACAAAACTTGGAATCGCGGAAAAGATGATCGAGTTAATCCTAAAAGAAGGATTTCAATTAGATGAATTGCAGATAGAACTTGGTCCCTATATCCAAAAAGATCATTACGAAGTGGGTGAGGACGTCGCTCAGTTTTTTATTGGATTGGGTGAAGATGTATGCGAGCCAAAGGGAAAAGGAAAGTATCATTTAGATGTCGGACAAGCCATTGAAAATAGAATCAAACGTCGGTTTGGTGAAGTGATGCTCTTAAAGAATTCAAAAATAGAAGTTTTCCAGTCCCCTCAGTTCTTTAGCCATAGAGCAAAAGAAGAGGGTCGGAATTTGAACTTTATACTTTGGGAATCTTAA
- a CDS encoding extracellular solute-binding protein — protein sequence MFHKLVQYHMVRSQVIKFVLVSITALLPILLVLNCSEEDTKESMSRVVELPWEGEVNSIPKILQQKNPVADPKAKKGGRIRIYSHQFPKSLNYYLDQFTTTARIFTSLYEPLTAYHPLTLETIPHLAKDWKISPDKKKFTFYLDANARWSDGKPVTADDVIFTYDTIMNPKNGTAVFRISLSRFLKPVKLDDLTVVFEAKEVHWNNFNDIASSIFILPKHHFEGKDFNKENMEFPVVSGPYKITEVKKNRYIKLERRGDWWQRAYPFNEGRNNFDQIVYKVYNEEAVALQAFKKGDIDIYPVYSAFVWVEEAKGEAFDKNWIAKQRIFNLKPIGFQGWAMNSRRPIFSDKRVREAMNLLVNRKLMIDKLAYGEYDPTNSYYPDFYLGGEKNPNQPTEFDIQKARKLLAEAGWKPNAEGILEKDGKPFQFSILDRDKKTEKYFTVFLENAKEVGIRASIDTLDLAAWSERVDKYDFDMTWAAWGSGIFKDPESQWLSKYADEEGQPNLPGLKIPEVDKLIEKQKTEFSVAKRNEILKQIDRIVYKEYPYVLLWHLPSTRLLYWQKYGMPSLPLGKYGDESFSSDYWWYDEEKDQKLTEVLSKKEKFIDYEAIVRWK from the coding sequence ATGTTTCATAAATTAGTTCAATACCATATGGTTCGTTCCCAAGTAATCAAGTTTGTTTTGGTAAGTATTACGGCTCTTTTACCAATCCTTTTGGTTCTCAATTGTTCCGAAGAAGACACAAAAGAGTCTATGAGTCGTGTGGTCGAACTTCCTTGGGAAGGAGAGGTTAACTCCATTCCAAAAATTCTGCAGCAAAAAAATCCGGTGGCCGACCCAAAAGCAAAAAAAGGGGGGAGGATCCGAATTTATTCTCACCAATTTCCAAAGTCTCTCAATTACTACTTAGACCAATTCACTACCACAGCACGTATCTTTACAAGTTTATATGAACCGCTTACCGCCTACCATCCGCTCACTTTGGAAACCATTCCCCATTTAGCAAAAGATTGGAAAATTTCCCCTGATAAAAAGAAATTCACCTTTTATTTGGATGCCAATGCACGTTGGTCAGATGGGAAACCTGTCACTGCAGATGATGTGATCTTTACATACGATACAATTATGAATCCCAAAAATGGGACAGCTGTATTCCGTATTTCACTCTCTCGTTTTTTGAAACCCGTGAAATTGGATGATCTCACTGTTGTTTTTGAAGCAAAAGAAGTACATTGGAATAATTTTAATGATATTGCCTCATCTATTTTTATCTTACCGAAACATCATTTTGAAGGGAAAGATTTTAATAAAGAAAATATGGAATTCCCTGTTGTTTCGGGACCTTATAAAATCACAGAAGTCAAAAAGAATCGATACATCAAATTGGAACGAAGAGGTGATTGGTGGCAAAGAGCATATCCTTTTAACGAAGGAAGGAATAACTTTGATCAAATTGTGTATAAGGTATATAACGAAGAAGCAGTTGCTCTGCAAGCATTCAAAAAAGGTGATATAGATATATATCCAGTTTACTCAGCTTTTGTTTGGGTAGAAGAAGCCAAAGGGGAAGCATTCGATAAAAATTGGATCGCCAAACAACGAATCTTCAACTTAAAACCGATTGGATTCCAGGGTTGGGCCATGAATTCAAGGAGACCCATTTTCTCTGATAAACGTGTGAGAGAAGCGATGAATCTACTTGTGAATCGCAAACTTATGATCGATAAACTTGCATATGGTGAGTATGATCCAACAAATAGTTATTATCCTGATTTTTATCTAGGTGGTGAAAAAAATCCAAACCAACCAACCGAGTTTGACATTCAAAAAGCAAGGAAACTACTTGCAGAAGCAGGTTGGAAGCCAAACGCAGAAGGTATCTTGGAAAAAGATGGAAAACCTTTCCAATTCTCAATTTTAGATCGAGATAAAAAAACAGAAAAGTATTTTACTGTATTTTTAGAAAATGCAAAGGAAGTAGGGATTCGTGCATCGATTGATACTTTAGATTTGGCGGCTTGGAGTGAACGAGTAGACAAATATGATTTTGATATGACTTGGGCTGCTTGGGGGTCTGGAATTTTTAAAGATCCGGAATCTCAGTGGTTGTCTAAGTATGCAGACGAAGAAGGTCAACCGAATCTACCTGGACTTAAAATTCCAGAAGTTGACAAACTCATTGAAAAACAAAAAACCGAGTTTTCTGTCGCTAAACGCAATGAAATTTTAAAACAAATTGATCGGATTGTGTACAAAGAATACCCTTACGTATTACTTTGGCATCTTCCTAGCACTCGTTTGTTGTATTGGCAAAAGTATGGAATGCCATCATTACCCCTCGGTAAATATGGTGATGAAAGTTTTTCTTCCGACTATTGGTGGTATGATGAAGAAAAGGATCAAAAATTAACGGAAGTTCTTTCTAAGAAAGAAAAATTTATCGATTATGAAGCCATTGTGCGTTGGAAATAA
- a CDS encoding alpha-amylase family glycosyl hydrolase, producing MKHPFHQFHLYEIGSRLFCGKKGKPIHELWIELQKNTLFNWADEIWLMGVWKNSPSSQNIARSMPELQIEYQKVKSSANPDDVYGSPYSIYDYVPDPLVSHSFDLTEIYTWFQSKNKKLILDFVPNHMAIDSPIISKFPNLFLKAKGNEEAKNTFLHSNGIRYVHGKDPYYDGWTDTIQWDFSNPEVETFHIHLLKNIAKQCDGVRCDMAMLPLPEVFDKTHGIKSVYDWKKIIHAVKEEYPNFKFYAEVYWGLEDSLQSLGFDATYDKFFYDSLKHKNLNQVFELMQYQTHSSHIRFLENHDEDRANHTFGEQTNTYFGLLCANPGIILVFDGQELGFHKKIPVQMIGTFEETPDPKVSTFFNRALSVMNNREKRIEYGEINYSEFNFLPIFARVLHSKNQTELFIWNFQQVMISGWIPFQEGISFQKELRDIVSGESYSQEKNEKGLYYKLNPNQLQWFIF from the coding sequence ATGAAACATCCCTTCCATCAATTCCATTTGTACGAGATAGGCTCAAGGCTTTTTTGTGGAAAAAAAGGGAAACCGATTCACGAACTTTGGATTGAATTACAAAAAAATACTCTTTTCAATTGGGCCGATGAAATTTGGCTCATGGGAGTTTGGAAAAACAGTCCTAGTTCCCAAAACATTGCAAGGTCGATGCCGGAACTACAAATTGAATACCAGAAAGTAAAATCTTCGGCAAATCCAGACGATGTATACGGATCACCTTATTCCATTTATGACTATGTTCCTGATCCGCTGGTCTCACACTCTTTTGACCTAACTGAAATATATACCTGGTTCCAATCCAAAAACAAAAAACTGATTTTAGATTTTGTACCAAATCACATGGCAATCGATAGTCCGATCATATCGAAATTTCCCAATTTGTTTTTGAAAGCAAAGGGCAACGAGGAAGCTAAAAATACCTTTTTACATTCCAACGGAATTCGTTATGTTCATGGAAAGGATCCCTACTATGATGGGTGGACTGATACCATTCAATGGGATTTCTCCAATCCAGAAGTGGAAACATTCCATATCCATCTTTTGAAAAATATCGCAAAACAATGCGATGGTGTTCGATGTGATATGGCAATGTTACCTTTACCAGAAGTTTTTGATAAAACCCATGGAATCAAATCAGTTTATGATTGGAAAAAAATAATCCATGCAGTGAAAGAAGAATATCCAAACTTTAAATTTTATGCAGAAGTCTACTGGGGATTGGAAGATTCGCTTCAATCTCTTGGATTCGATGCCACTTATGATAAATTTTTTTACGATTCTTTAAAACACAAAAATCTGAACCAAGTGTTTGAATTGATGCAATACCAAACACACTCATCTCACATTCGTTTTTTGGAAAATCATGATGAGGACAGAGCCAACCACACATTTGGGGAACAAACAAATACATACTTTGGTTTGTTATGCGCAAACCCAGGAATCATCCTCGTATTCGATGGACAAGAGCTTGGCTTTCATAAAAAAATCCCTGTTCAGATGATTGGCACTTTTGAAGAAACTCCTGATCCAAAGGTTTCAACTTTTTTTAACAGGGCACTTTCAGTAATGAACAATCGAGAGAAAAGGATTGAATACGGAGAAATCAACTATTCCGAATTCAATTTCCTTCCCATCTTTGCACGTGTTTTGCATTCGAAAAACCAAACGGAATTATTTATTTGGAATTTTCAACAAGTTATGATTTCAGGATGGATTCCCTTCCAAGAAGGAATCTCATTCCAAAAAGAACTGAGGGACATCGTGAGCGGTGAAAGTTATTCCCAAGAAAAAAATGAGAAGGGTCTATATTACAAATTAAATCCCAACCAATTACAATGGTTTATTTTTTGA